The following nucleotide sequence is from Peribacillus sp. ACCC06369.
CAATTAAAAGATTTCTACAATCCAATTTTTAATAAAGAAATAATGACAAGGAATCACTGCGATTTGGCAGGACCACCACAATTGTTATAGGGATGATTCCCATTCCTAAGCAGCATAAGCAAATAAGGAAGGTAAGGTCATCAACCTTGTAGCTATTTGGACATAGGGTATATAACAACAAATAAATATGATATAAAAAGAGGAGGGATATGCCCTCTTTTTTTATAATTCATCCAAAAATCTGCGATTGAATTGAATGACATTGTGAGGAACTCTGTATTAGATATGTCTTTATGGAATTAATTCCTTCTTCAACAACTAGTTTGGTCGAATCGAAAATCTTTTCTTACTTTTTATCAAATATTCTTTTACACATTTGATTTCCATGACAAATGATACATTCAACAATTCTTGTGGTTCCCCTGGTTATTCCAACAATTCGGATTCGTATAAACCTATTCAGGGGTATAACCAATTTCATATGATACAAATCAGTCATTCATTTTTAATATCTTTTAAATGACCGGAACGTACGACTTTAGTTTTTAAATATTTTTCATTAAACTCGGAAATATCTCCCCATAACGGAACTCTGCCTGCAACATTGGCACCTGAGTTTTGAAGGGCTTCTAATTTTCTCGGATTGTTGGTGATAAGAGTCACTGGATTAGAACGCAGGTTTTTTAACACTCGAATGGCGTCATCATAGTTACGTGCATCATCCACAAATCCAAGCTCCAAATTCGCTTCCACCGTATCCAAGCCTTTTTCTTGCAGAACATAAGCCATGGCTTTACTAAATAATCCGATGCCTCTTCCTTCGTGATTCGCTAAATAAAATAAAGCACCAGATCCATGAGTCGCAATCATTTTCATAGCCTGCTTTAATTGAAAGCCACAATCACAGCGTTTGCTGCCAAATATATCCCCAGTATGACAAATACTATGCATACGGATAAGGGCATCGGAGGAGCTTTGAAAATCTCCATAAAGTAACACACTTGATTGCTGCATTTCCGCTAAGTTTGAAGAGGC
It contains:
- a CDS encoding GTP cyclohydrolase II; translation: MINEKVALILEDKINVIKSDETSIYLVGPIKLPVNLEGETIIFQWYCWLRCENMAGHFCGDGTYNIEKIIETLASSNLAEMQQSSVLLYGDFQSSSDALIRMHSICHTGDIFGSKRCDCGFQLKQAMKMIATHGSGALFYLANHEGRGIGLFSKAMAYVLQEKGLDTVEANLELGFVDDARNYDDAIRVLKNLRSNPVTLITNNPRKLEALQNSGANVAGRVPLWGDISEFNEKYLKTKVVRSGHLKDIKNE